In the genome of Pseudoglutamicibacter cumminsii, one region contains:
- a CDS encoding NUMOD4 motif-containing HNH endonuclease, whose product MTKQRDRACRYVEPPNAKTQRYDTHKQAYIYATQCATTVEEWRPIPGYEPRYLVSNHGRLKNTETGRYVGTREHGGTGYIRATIYKQGATKPTRARVHVLVAAAFLGPRPAGLDICHTDSNPGNNHIGNLRYDTRGANIADAKHAQTRCANGHPWNTQTRYVRADGGGWKCRICRNEGIARYRARTAGHITKGRRSWASRHAAAGTGPYTATYTTNSTEPRRVSDALRRGGNTRHAPNRTGG is encoded by the coding sequence ATGACGAAACAACGGGACCGCGCGTGCCGATACGTGGAGCCACCCAACGCCAAAACACAGCGCTACGACACCCACAAGCAGGCATATATCTACGCGACACAATGCGCAACCACGGTTGAGGAATGGCGGCCTATCCCAGGCTACGAACCCCGTTACCTCGTATCGAACCACGGCCGTTTGAAGAACACAGAAACCGGCCGTTACGTCGGCACTAGGGAGCACGGCGGCACCGGCTACATACGAGCAACCATCTACAAACAAGGCGCAACCAAACCAACCCGCGCCCGCGTCCACGTCTTGGTTGCGGCCGCGTTCCTCGGACCAAGACCCGCCGGGCTCGACATCTGCCACACCGACTCCAACCCCGGCAACAACCACATCGGGAACCTACGCTACGACACCCGCGGCGCAAACATAGCGGACGCGAAACACGCGCAAACACGATGCGCTAACGGGCACCCATGGAACACACAGACCCGTTACGTGAGGGCTGACGGCGGCGGCTGGAAATGCCGCATCTGCAGGAACGAAGGAATCGCACGCTACCGGGCACGCACGGCCGGGCACATCACGAAAGGCAGGCGCTCATGGGCATCACGACATGCCGCGGCTGGAACGGGACCGTACACGGCTACCTACACCACCAACAGCACGGAACCGCGCCGTGTATCGGATGCGTTACGGCGTGGCGGCAATACCAGGCACGCACCAAACCGAACCGGCGGTTAG
- a CDS encoding tyrosine-type recombinase/integrase encodes MRVVDAWHNRDGTRTDRYGRGKRWLAVWRETPGKPQRKKSFDRKAAAEAYIALKRREQEDRAAGRPRVEATLYRDWAAEWVQSRSTLAPGTRVSTETSLRLHILPTFGAMYLHEITYRDVTAWVGRLAEDYAPRTVKRVAAYFNASMNEAVKAGLIPSNPGRGVRLPEVRRARMTVWSVEQCQEVIDALPAGVFQDLATVAASTGLRISELLAVGTDTVDLEAGKIRVTRQVAGTQHAPAFVPPKTRESDRVVAVGPATLAILARRAEEPGLLGLLFWESPERALLQSRAGGVLRDALARMPWATEVGGWHNFRHYHASQIIAAGASPVAVARRLGHADASMTLRVYAHMWVDDVSRIVAASDGVVGPGHH; translated from the coding sequence GTGCGTGTCGTAGACGCCTGGCATAACCGAGACGGCACCCGCACTGACAGGTACGGGCGCGGGAAACGCTGGCTCGCAGTATGGCGTGAAACACCCGGTAAGCCGCAACGCAAAAAATCATTCGACCGGAAGGCCGCGGCGGAGGCCTACATAGCGCTCAAACGTCGCGAGCAGGAAGACCGCGCCGCGGGGCGCCCGCGTGTGGAGGCGACCCTATACCGGGACTGGGCGGCCGAGTGGGTACAGTCACGCTCCACGCTCGCGCCCGGCACCAGGGTGAGCACCGAGACCAGCCTGCGGCTCCATATCCTCCCCACATTCGGGGCCATGTATCTGCATGAGATCACATACCGCGACGTGACCGCGTGGGTGGGCCGGTTGGCGGAGGATTACGCGCCCCGCACCGTGAAACGCGTCGCCGCGTATTTCAACGCGTCGATGAATGAGGCCGTGAAGGCCGGGCTCATCCCGTCGAATCCCGGGCGGGGCGTGAGGCTCCCGGAGGTGCGGCGGGCACGCATGACCGTATGGAGCGTCGAGCAGTGCCAGGAGGTGATCGACGCACTCCCGGCCGGCGTGTTCCAGGACCTCGCGACCGTCGCCGCATCAACCGGGCTCAGGATTAGTGAGCTCCTCGCTGTCGGCACGGACACTGTCGACCTGGAGGCCGGGAAGATCCGTGTAACACGGCAGGTGGCGGGGACACAGCACGCACCCGCGTTCGTCCCTCCGAAGACACGGGAGTCGGACAGGGTTGTCGCGGTGGGGCCTGCGACGCTCGCTATCCTCGCCCGCCGCGCCGAGGAGCCGGGCCTGCTCGGTCTTCTTTTCTGGGAGTCGCCGGAGCGTGCGCTCCTACAGTCCCGCGCCGGTGGTGTCCTACGTGACGCCCTCGCGCGGATGCCGTGGGCGACAGAGGTTGGCGGGTGGCATAATTTCCGGCATTATCACGCGTCGCAGATCATCGCGGCGGGCGCCTCACCGGTCGCGGTCGCCCGCAGGTTGGGGCATGCTGATGCGTCGATGACACTGAGGGTGTATGCGCACATGTGGGTGGATGATGTGTCGCGGATTGTGGCTGCGAGTGATGGCGTGGTGGGGCCGGGTCACCACTAG
- a CDS encoding ImmA/IrrE family metallo-endopeptidase, with amino-acid sequence MYLDQVIEMLDVKITRTPTVTGAWGEYDHTHREVRLDPRLSGVPYTSTLAHELGHAAHGHTASTAVTEREADEYAAWLLIPFCRYMEAARAYETVEAVAHELEVLPGDAARYAARMHARGRACVS; translated from the coding sequence ATGTATCTAGACCAGGTCATCGAGATGCTCGACGTAAAGATCACACGCACACCCACCGTCACCGGCGCGTGGGGAGAATACGACCACACCCACCGGGAGGTCCGCCTGGACCCGCGCCTGTCGGGTGTCCCGTACACGTCCACGCTCGCGCACGAGCTAGGGCACGCCGCCCACGGGCACACAGCCTCCACCGCTGTCACGGAGCGGGAGGCCGACGAGTACGCGGCCTGGCTCCTGATCCCTTTCTGTAGGTATATGGAGGCCGCCCGCGCCTACGAGACCGTAGAGGCTGTCGCACACGAGCTGGAGGTCCTGCCCGGTGACGCGGCCCGGTATGCGGCGCGCATGCATGCTAGGGGGCGGGCGTGCGTGTCGTAG
- a CDS encoding HsdM family class I SAM-dependent methyltransferase gives MTHSLKTLRAQFRAVGKFHTPPELALKLRSYIPDTPAAVYDPTCGAGALLSVFPDTTEKYGQDIDQAALEDAAAIPGMRTAHGDVLTHPAWLDQRFDAIVANPPFSIRWEPRTDERFESAPTIPTQSRADYAFLLHILHMLTDTGTAAVLSFPGVLYRGAREAKLRAWMVEQGWIHRVVRVPGDTFEDTAIETAILILRKSPAATEVIFEDLETGDTHTATLDDIRAQDYILSPRTYIPAPVDDTPPVDPWELEQAARRNTVRQLRDQIGMSRMVAAIERWPIEPFLDDLDTVLVEARATPLPNL, from the coding sequence ATGACCCACAGCCTCAAAACCCTACGGGCGCAATTCCGTGCAGTCGGGAAATTCCATACACCGCCCGAGCTAGCCCTAAAACTCCGGTCATATATCCCCGACACCCCCGCGGCCGTCTATGACCCGACATGCGGCGCAGGCGCCCTCCTATCCGTCTTCCCTGACACGACAGAGAAATACGGGCAGGACATCGACCAAGCAGCCCTCGAAGACGCCGCCGCTATCCCCGGTATGCGGACAGCGCACGGCGACGTACTCACCCACCCCGCGTGGCTGGACCAGCGGTTCGACGCGATCGTCGCTAACCCTCCGTTCAGCATCAGGTGGGAGCCACGCACCGATGAGCGATTCGAGAGCGCCCCTACGATCCCTACCCAATCACGCGCCGACTACGCATTCCTGCTGCATATCCTGCACATGCTCACCGATACCGGGACCGCCGCCGTGCTGTCATTCCCCGGCGTCTTATACCGCGGGGCACGTGAAGCGAAGCTCCGCGCCTGGATGGTCGAGCAGGGCTGGATCCACCGCGTAGTGCGTGTCCCCGGCGACACGTTCGAGGACACCGCGATCGAGACCGCGATCCTCATCCTCAGAAAGTCGCCCGCCGCGACTGAGGTCATATTCGAAGATCTCGAGACCGGTGACACCCACACCGCGACCCTCGACGACATCCGCGCCCAGGACTACATACTCTCACCCCGCACCTACATCCCCGCTCCCGTGGATGACACGCCACCGGTCGACCCGTGGGAGCTAGAGCAGGCCGCGCGCCGCAATACCGTGCGTCAGCTGCGAGACCAGATAGGCATGTCGCGGATGGTCGCCGCGATAGAGCGGTGGCCGATAGAGCCGTTCCTGGACGACCTAGACACGGTCCTAGTCGAGGCCCGCGCCACCCCACTACCGAACCTCTAG
- a CDS encoding HNH endonuclease signature motif containing protein, which produces MTHVDTVRIESDPHYTITRAGTVTNTKTGRALKPFPRGKANGLSVDLPSGTHYVHTLVAAAFLGPRPEGHDIIHLDGDQVNLHADNLAYVTRSERVRDQHNQRRRARRQIKGVNTMTNTPNPGIEGTSPRSSGEHPASIRSAPWAVCCTSRCTRGQTITAAGY; this is translated from the coding sequence ATGACGCATGTTGACACGGTACGGATCGAGTCAGACCCGCACTACACGATCACACGCGCCGGCACAGTCACCAACACCAAGACCGGCCGCGCATTAAAACCATTCCCACGCGGGAAAGCTAACGGCCTATCCGTAGACCTACCCAGCGGCACCCACTATGTGCACACGCTCGTTGCGGCCGCGTTCCTCGGACCAAGGCCGGAAGGTCACGACATCATCCACCTAGACGGCGACCAAGTGAACCTACACGCAGACAACCTCGCATACGTGACCAGGTCCGAACGTGTACGAGACCAGCACAACCAACGCCGCCGCGCCCGCCGCCAAATCAAAGGAGTAAACACCATGACTAACACCCCTAACCCAGGCATTGAAGGTACATCACCCCGGAGTTCTGGAGAACACCCGGCATCGATAAGGTCAGCGCCCTGGGCCGTTTGCTGTACATCGCGATGCACACGTGGGCAGACAATCACGGCCGCGGGTTACTAG
- a CDS encoding single-stranded DNA-binding protein, with amino-acid sequence MTETMITVVGNLTADPELRFTPAGVAVANFTVASTPRSYDKQQQQWVDGEALFMRCSVWRDYAENVAESLTKGARVIATGKLRARSYQDRDGDQRTAWELEVDEVGPALRYATAQPVRTPMKNSSGGQAWPGQQQQTQQTQPQQPQPQQQGWDLPAGTPQAAPPF; translated from the coding sequence ATGACTGAAACGATGATCACTGTTGTCGGCAACCTCACGGCAGACCCTGAGCTGCGGTTCACCCCCGCGGGCGTGGCGGTAGCGAACTTCACGGTCGCCTCAACCCCACGCTCCTACGACAAGCAACAGCAGCAGTGGGTCGACGGTGAAGCCCTGTTTATGCGGTGCAGTGTGTGGCGTGACTATGCGGAGAACGTCGCCGAATCACTCACTAAGGGTGCCCGGGTCATCGCTACCGGGAAGCTTAGGGCCCGCTCATACCAGGACCGGGACGGCGACCAGCGGACGGCGTGGGAGCTGGAGGTAGACGAGGTCGGCCCTGCGTTGCGGTATGCGACGGCTCAGCCGGTGCGCACCCCGATGAAGAACAGCTCTGGCGGGCAGGCGTGGCCGGGACAGCAACAGCAAACCCAGCAGACACAGCCACAACAGCCACAACCACAGCAGCAGGGCTGGGACCTACCCGCCGGAACCCCGCAAGCCGCTCCACCGTTCTAA
- a CDS encoding YqaJ viral recombinase family protein, whose amino-acid sequence MTTTTKARPLWGCPAATLTLPVDAPQDAWHAQRATGVGGSEIGVIAGLVTYPGTNRYTLWQEKTGEATDPVYDQATLDRFRFGHAMEDTLAAWWSEDTGLTTRRAGSYRSKTVEYALANPDRLTSDGGVLEIKTTSGYTDTGKTYLAGDVPAQHYAQANWYAGVLGRRGPLHFIALVDRTPVILQRDPDPELYREHVAAAGEFWEHVTTKTAPETLLADMTDSELAARYPASEPDTVAVAQVDFLVRDELTRRTAAMEQKKAAEAEIKRIDTALKAEIGDREYLALPDGERVARWQTVAGRKRLDTDRLLADYCELAGISTDTSEYGDILDRYTTHGKPSRRFTII is encoded by the coding sequence ATGACCACGACTACTAAAGCCCGGCCGTTGTGGGGGTGCCCGGCCGCGACCCTCACACTCCCAGTCGACGCCCCACAAGACGCTTGGCACGCCCAGCGCGCGACGGGTGTCGGCGGGTCCGAGATCGGCGTCATCGCAGGCCTCGTCACCTACCCGGGCACGAACCGGTACACGCTGTGGCAGGAGAAGACCGGCGAAGCCACCGACCCCGTTTACGATCAGGCGACCCTCGACCGATTCCGATTCGGGCACGCGATGGAGGACACCCTCGCGGCATGGTGGAGCGAGGACACCGGCCTCACTACCCGCCGGGCAGGCTCCTACCGGTCGAAGACCGTCGAGTATGCGCTCGCTAACCCAGACCGGCTCACGTCGGATGGTGGCGTGCTGGAGATCAAGACCACCAGCGGCTACACCGACACCGGGAAAACCTATCTAGCGGGGGATGTGCCGGCACAGCATTACGCGCAGGCGAACTGGTACGCCGGCGTACTCGGTAGGCGCGGGCCACTGCATTTCATCGCGCTCGTCGACCGGACACCAGTCATACTCCAACGCGACCCAGACCCGGAGCTCTACCGGGAGCATGTCGCGGCGGCGGGCGAGTTCTGGGAGCACGTCACCACCAAGACCGCCCCAGAGACGTTACTCGCGGACATGACCGACTCGGAGCTAGCCGCACGCTACCCAGCCAGCGAGCCAGACACGGTCGCAGTCGCGCAGGTCGATTTCCTGGTGCGTGACGAGCTCACACGACGCACCGCAGCCATGGAGCAGAAGAAGGCGGCGGAGGCTGAGATCAAACGCATCGACACCGCACTCAAAGCCGAGATCGGTGACCGGGAATACCTCGCGCTACCGGACGGTGAGAGGGTCGCCCGCTGGCAGACCGTCGCCGGCCGTAAACGCCTCGATACTGACCGGCTCCTCGCCGACTACTGCGAACTCGCCGGGATCAGCACCGACACCAGCGAGTACGGCGACATCCTCGACCGATACACCACCCACGGGAAGCCATCCCGCCGCTTCACGATCATCTAA
- the bet gene encoding phage recombination protein Bet: MSEITHTQAGSDLAITDDQTTFTPVQVAALQHIGVATNSPADVAILFHQAKRTGLDPFKREIYMITRKTKDGTRKPTIQTGIDGFYAIARRAAAADGTTFGIPETYWCGNDGVWRDVWLPSQPPAAAKVVVTRGDATFTTVALTREYMAPGPMWQKMPARMIAKCAEALAIRKAFPDVTSGLYTSEEMAQAGPGDQPQQAPQQAPAQGPAESVGDLVSLLPDATTLDEVTDIARRLTQINAPADAIEKARARWTEINDHTTSDSEEADVVEDAEEVDAA, encoded by the coding sequence ATGAGCGAGATCACACACACTCAGGCAGGGTCAGACCTAGCCATCACCGACGACCAGACGACATTCACCCCCGTACAGGTCGCCGCGCTCCAGCACATCGGCGTCGCGACCAACTCCCCGGCGGACGTCGCGATCCTCTTCCACCAGGCGAAGCGCACCGGCCTCGACCCTTTCAAGCGCGAGATCTACATGATCACCCGCAAGACGAAAGACGGGACACGCAAGCCGACGATCCAGACCGGGATCGACGGATTCTACGCGATCGCTCGCCGCGCCGCCGCCGCCGACGGCACCACCTTCGGCATCCCGGAGACCTACTGGTGCGGGAATGACGGGGTGTGGCGTGATGTATGGCTGCCATCCCAGCCGCCAGCCGCGGCGAAGGTCGTCGTCACCCGCGGGGACGCGACATTTACGACGGTCGCGCTGACACGTGAGTACATGGCGCCAGGCCCGATGTGGCAGAAGATGCCGGCCCGGATGATCGCTAAGTGCGCTGAGGCGCTCGCTATCCGGAAGGCTTTCCCGGATGTGACGTCAGGCCTGTACACGTCGGAGGAGATGGCGCAGGCAGGCCCAGGCGACCAGCCACAGCAGGCACCGCAGCAGGCACCTGCTCAGGGGCCGGCTGAGTCCGTCGGCGACCTGGTCTCGCTCCTACCGGACGCGACGACCCTCGACGAGGTCACCGATATCGCCCGCCGCCTCACCCAGATCAACGCACCCGCCGACGCTATCGAGAAGGCACGCGCCCGATGGACCGAGATCAACGACCACACCACCAGCGACAGCGAGGAAGCTGACGTGGTGGAGGATGCGGAGGAGGTCGACGCCGCATGA
- a CDS encoding helix-turn-helix domain-containing protein produces the protein MTLTVQQVADRLQISPYVARQMVQRGDIQGFKLTDSPRAQWRIPARELENYIQRRTAATTL, from the coding sequence ATGACTCTCACAGTGCAGCAGGTAGCCGACCGGCTCCAGATCTCGCCCTATGTCGCGCGGCAGATGGTCCAGCGCGGCGACATCCAAGGATTCAAACTCACCGATTCACCGCGGGCGCAGTGGCGTATCCCAGCCCGCGAACTCGAAAACTACATCCAGCGGCGGACAGCCGCGACCACACTCTAG
- a CDS encoding helix-turn-helix transcriptional regulator, which yields MTTTYQDTARGFTARPQKQQIRLAMKFNRWTNAELARRAGISPGTVGNVLGARATCNPETAAKIADALNVDTTDLFTLEPITYAA from the coding sequence ATGACGACCACCTACCAGGACACCGCACGCGGCTTCACCGCACGCCCACAGAAACAGCAGATCCGGCTCGCGATGAAGTTCAACCGCTGGACGAACGCAGAGCTAGCACGCCGCGCTGGGATCAGCCCAGGCACCGTCGGAAACGTCCTCGGGGCGCGCGCGACCTGCAACCCAGAGACCGCGGCGAAGATCGCTGACGCGCTCAATGTCGATACCACAGACCTTTTCACGCTCGAGCCGATCACATACGCGGCTTAA
- a CDS encoding lipoate--protein ligase family protein: MSTAIPEQPQHTGTLLRESPSGDPAADLERGIELLREVAQGKRGPLLRIYRPAPTVAFGQRDTRAPGYEAAAQASRDTGFAPLIRKAGGRAMAYHPGSWVIDHIQPEKVAMLTHQHRFEHFANLFVEVFTRLGVPAAVGELPGEYCPGEYSVHGIATGEGRFEKGRTVKLVGTAQRVVQGAWLFSSAVVLEDTEPIAAVTESVYKAMDLELDPRTIGSAQDLAAAHVTHERFIDVLLEVWDEHGYRFN, from the coding sequence GTGAGCACAGCGATCCCCGAACAGCCGCAACACACCGGAACCCTTTTGCGCGAAAGTCCATCCGGTGACCCCGCGGCGGACCTGGAACGCGGCATCGAACTGCTACGCGAGGTCGCGCAAGGCAAACGCGGCCCGCTACTGCGCATCTATCGCCCCGCACCGACCGTGGCCTTCGGCCAACGCGACACGCGCGCGCCCGGCTACGAGGCCGCGGCCCAAGCGAGCCGCGACACCGGATTCGCCCCACTCATCCGTAAAGCCGGCGGACGGGCGATGGCCTACCATCCAGGTAGTTGGGTCATCGACCACATCCAACCAGAGAAAGTCGCGATGCTCACGCACCAGCACCGCTTCGAACACTTCGCGAACCTCTTCGTTGAAGTATTCACACGCCTCGGCGTTCCTGCGGCAGTAGGGGAGCTACCCGGAGAATACTGCCCGGGCGAGTACTCCGTCCACGGGATCGCGACCGGAGAAGGCCGCTTCGAAAAGGGCCGCACAGTAAAGCTCGTCGGTACAGCGCAACGTGTAGTGCAAGGCGCGTGGCTGTTCTCATCGGCTGTGGTCCTGGAAGACACCGAGCCCATCGCCGCCGTCACCGAGTCCGTTTACAAGGCGATGGATCTGGAACTGGACCCGCGCACCATCGGCTCCGCGCAAGACCTCGCCGCCGCGCACGTCACGCATGAGCGTTTCATCGACGTGTTGCTAGAGGTGTGGGACGAGCACGGCTACCGCTTCAACTAG